TACGAAGAATGACAGAGGTCAGAATGGCCAATTCTATACGATTAAATGTTTTTTCTCGACTATTATACACAAGATGGCAGGAGTTATCTACTTTACATAGTGGAGACATGCTTACACGTATAATAAAAGATACGGATGATGTTATTAACGTAATAGTAACTACCTTTCCACTTGCAATTTCTGCCGGTGTTCAGTTTATCGGCGCTTTGGTTATACTATTCATTTTAGACCCAATACTTGCACTGATTCTTGGAATAGGTATGCCTTTACTGGCTCTTTTTGGGAGGTTATATTATACGAAAATGCGAAAGTATACTGTTGAGGTTAAGGAGAGCGAAAGCTTAATTACTTCCATGATGGAGGAAAGTCTGCTCAACCAGATTATTATACGTACTTTCGAAAGGCAGGAAAATGAGTTGAACAGACTGGAGAAACTTCAGTCTAAACTTCATAGAAGTGTTCACAAAAGAACAAATATTTCTGTAGTTGCAAACCTTCTAATGGGTTCCACTTTTAGTGGTGGATATATTACTGCATTTATTTGGAGTGCTTATGGTTTAGCAAAAAAGACAGTGTCTTTTGGCACAGTTACCGCTTACCTGCAATTGGTTAACAGAATACAACGACCACTATTTGACTTAATACGTTTATTGCCTTCGATAGTTTCAGCAAAAACAGCTGTAGAACGTTTAATATATCTTACCGGATTTAAACTGGAAGATATAAAAGAGAAAATAGTTCTTAATGGAAAAATAACATTGAAATTTGAAAATGTGACTTTTGCGTATACACCTGAATCAAAACCTGTTTTATCAGATTTTTCAATGATTGTTAAACCTGGTACTATGGTTGCAGTAATGGGAGAAACAGGTGTTGGTAAAACAACTTTATTGAGGCTATTACTTGCACTAATTAAACCAGATTCCGGAAAAATAACTATTTCAGACGGGAATGAAGATGTGACTATTTCAGAGCGTACACGTGCTAACTTTGTTTATGTTCCTCAAGGAAATTCACTTTTCAGTGGAACAATCAGAGATAACCTACTTATGGGAGATTTAAGTGCTGATGATGATGAACTAAAGAGGGTTTTAAAAATTGCAGTTGCTGAATTCGTGTTTGATTTACCTGAAGGACTAGATACTGTTTTAGGTGAAAATGGTTCAGGATTATCTGAAGGTCAGGCACAAAGAATTGCAATAGCAAGATCATTATTACGACCAGGTAAAGTGCTTCTGTTCGATGAAGCGACATCAGCATTGGATAATGATACAGAACGAGAATTCCTAAAAAACCTGAAAAGTGAAATCAGTGACCGCACAGTATTGTTTATCACTCACCAAAGAGAAGTTGCATCATTCTGCGAGCACACATATTATTTATCACCATTACCGTTTAACCCCTGATCCTCCAAATACCATTTATAAAGTCTGTATATTCCTTCTTCAAGATTTACTTGGTGTTTCCATCCCATTGAGGTTAATTTTGAAGTATCAGTCAGTTTTCTCAATGTACCATCAGGCTGCTGTGAGTTAAACTTTATTCTGCCTTTATAACCTATAACTTTTGCAATTAAATGAGCCAGATTTTTAATACTTATCTCTTCTCCTGTACCAATATTTATATGACAGTTTCTAATTTCCTGTTTTCCCTTAGCCATATCTGAGAAATCGATGTTATTCATAACAAAGATACAGGCATCGGCCATATCTTCACTCCACAAAAAATCTCTAAAAGGTTTTCCAGTTCCCCAAAGTTCTAGATAGGTCGCATATATTCCATACTTATTAAATGTATTTATTGAGTTTTCTAAAGTACTTTTTCCATCCAAATCGTCAAAAATTCTCCTTGTAAGATCTCTTTTTATACCACTCCAGTTATTTTCCTGTAAACATTTAGCTAAGTGTATCTTGCGAATCATTGCAGGTATTACATGACTCTCCTCCAAGTCGAAATTATCATTTGGACCATACAGGTTTGTAGGCATTACAGAAATAAAATTGGTACCATATTGAATATTGAAGCTCTCGCACATCTTAAGACCTGCGATTTTTGCAATTGCATATGGTTCATTTGTATACTCTAATGAAGATGTCAGAAGGCATTCCTCGCTAATCGGCTGTGGGCTATCTTTAGGATAAATGCAAGTACTTCCCAAAAACAGTAGTTTTTTAACTTTATGATTAAAGCTTTCAATAATCACATTGTTCTGTATTTGAAGGTTTCTATAAATAAAATCGGCTCTGTAAGTATTATTTGCAATTATTCCACCTACATATGCTGCAGCTAAAATAACATACTTCGGCTGTTCTTCTTTAAAAAACTCTCTAACCGCAGAGATGTCCATTAAATCCAGCTCACCGTGAGTCCTCCCTACTAAATTATTATAACCTTTTGATTTTAGTCTCTTCCAAATGGCAGAGCCTACTAATCCTTTATGACCTGCTACATAAATCTTACTATTCTCATCCATGGCATATTACACCTTTGCGTACTGATTAATTATAATTAGTTATTATCCCATATTTGTTCAAATTCAGATCTATCCTGCATTTTTATATGCATTCTTACCTAATAAAGTCATGAATATTATCTTGATATCCCAAAAAAAGTTCCACTTATCGAGATAGTCCATATCAAACTCTACCCTTTTCTCCATTTTCCACAACTCATCGGTTAAACCCCTGTAACCATTTACCTGAGCCCATCCAGTTATTCCAGGTTTAACAAAATGACGAACCTTGTAATGTTCAATAAGAGCTGAATATTGTTCTGTATGTTTCAACATATGTGGACGTGGTCCAACTACCGACATATGCCCCATTAGCACATTAAAAAACTGAGGCAATTCATCTATATTTGTTTTACGTAAAAAAGCTCCAATTGAAGTTATTCTGGCATCATTAACTTGTGCCTGTTTACTATCGGATTCTTTATTTACGGTCATTGTTCGGAATTTATAACACTTAAATGTCTTGTTATTAATACCTGTACGTTGTTGTACAAAGAAAACAGGTCCTTTGGAGTTTAATTTGATTAGAATACCTATAATAGGGAAAAGCCAACTGAAGATAAATATGATTACACCCAATGAAAAAACAATATCAAATAATCTTTTTCCTATACGTAAAGTAAGGTTGTCTAATGGTATTTCCTGAGGATTAAATATTTCGAAGTAACGTGAAGACTCTTTATTTTTAAAAGCATGCTTATTCCAGTATCCATTTGTCAGAATATATCTTAAACGTAAACCGGTTTCGTTACATATAGCCAGCAACTGCTTTGTATTTTCTTTAGTGAAATACTTAGGATTAGTAACAAAAATCATATTAATCCTATATTTCTCAGTGAATTCACGTAATTCACTTAATTTGCCAATAGCTTTATTTTTAGTTTTACGACCCTGTTTTAGCTGTTCAACATTATCTTTATCAGATATAAAACCCACAAAACTGTACCCTAATGAGGGGTTGTTTTCCAAAAGTTTACCCAGAACACGACTAGGGTTATCCAATCCAATTATTGCGACCCTGAAATGAGTATATCCTTTATTAAACCTATATTTCTGTATTGTATAGATAAAATAGAATACGACTACTTTCATAATATAAAAGATGGTTGTATATTCTAATAATGAACCTTTGTAATAACCTTTTGGAAGAAAAACTTCAGCCAATATAAATAGTGTCAAAAGTAGTACCAGAAAACGAATTGTAGTAATTCTAAGTCTGTCGCTAAACATATCAGTGAAAAAATAGTTTCTCTTGGAATACAATGAATATGCTATTAACTCCGAGATATTAGCATGAAGTATATATATATTGCGTAACTCCTCATATAGGTAATCTCGCATAGGGCTAAAGTAAAACACTAAGAGTACAGCAATATTTAATAATAATAAATCGAAGAAAAGAAAAAATACTTTTACTCCTGAATTGTCCGGTTCCATATTTAATTATTTTTCTATTTAAACATTCAGTTCATTGAAGTACCGGGAGGCATCTCAGATGAATTTCTAATCGTGATAGCCTCACGATTATTAGATGAAAGAAATTTTTCCTTAAGAATTTCATAAACAAATAAGCTATTACCAATAATATATCTTCGCCACATTCGACGTGGTTCACTTAAAAGCCTGTATAACCATTCTAATCCTGTTGAGATCATCCAATCAGGTGCTCTTTTTATATTACCGGCATAAAAATCAA
This window of the Lascolabacillus massiliensis genome carries:
- a CDS encoding ABC transporter ATP-binding protein, encoding MNDIKGTLQFLRVTSKGFKSGIGLITFIGLSEVASSLAFVWFSKTIIDVATGEREGNLLQYSIILVTLVVFQILLRLWDIRLRRMTEVRMANSIRLNVFSRLLYTRWQELSTLHSGDMLTRIIKDTDDVINVIVTTFPLAISAGVQFIGALVILFILDPILALILGIGMPLLALFGRLYYTKMRKYTVEVKESESLITSMMEESLLNQIIIRTFERQENELNRLEKLQSKLHRSVHKRTNISVVANLLMGSTFSGGYITAFIWSAYGLAKKTVSFGTVTAYLQLVNRIQRPLFDLIRLLPSIVSAKTAVERLIYLTGFKLEDIKEKIVLNGKITLKFENVTFAYTPESKPVLSDFSMIVKPGTMVAVMGETGVGKTTLLRLLLALIKPDSGKITISDGNEDVTISERTRANFVYVPQGNSLFSGTIRDNLLMGDLSADDDELKRVLKIAVAEFVFDLPEGLDTVLGENGSGLSEGQAQRIAIARSLLRPGKVLLFDEATSALDNDTEREFLKNLKSEISDRTVLFITHQREVASFCEHTYYLSPLPFNP
- a CDS encoding GDP-L-fucose synthase family protein, whose amino-acid sequence is MDENSKIYVAGHKGLVGSAIWKRLKSKGYNNLVGRTHGELDLMDISAVREFFKEEQPKYVILAAAYVGGIIANNTYRADFIYRNLQIQNNVIIESFNHKVKKLLFLGSTCIYPKDSPQPISEECLLTSSLEYTNEPYAIAKIAGLKMCESFNIQYGTNFISVMPTNLYGPNDNFDLEESHVIPAMIRKIHLAKCLQENNWSGIKRDLTRRIFDDLDGKSTLENSINTFNKYGIYATYLELWGTGKPFRDFLWSEDMADACIFVMNNIDFSDMAKGKQEIRNCHINIGTGEEISIKNLAHLIAKVIGYKGRIKFNSQQPDGTLRKLTDTSKLTSMGWKHQVNLEEGIYRLYKWYLEDQGLNGNGDK
- a CDS encoding exopolysaccharide biosynthesis polyprenyl glycosylphosphotransferase is translated as MEPDNSGVKVFFLFFDLLLLNIAVLLVFYFSPMRDYLYEELRNIYILHANISELIAYSLYSKRNYFFTDMFSDRLRITTIRFLVLLLTLFILAEVFLPKGYYKGSLLEYTTIFYIMKVVVFYFIYTIQKYRFNKGYTHFRVAIIGLDNPSRVLGKLLENNPSLGYSFVGFISDKDNVEQLKQGRKTKNKAIGKLSELREFTEKYRINMIFVTNPKYFTKENTKQLLAICNETGLRLRYILTNGYWNKHAFKNKESSRYFEIFNPQEIPLDNLTLRIGKRLFDIVFSLGVIIFIFSWLFPIIGILIKLNSKGPVFFVQQRTGINNKTFKCYKFRTMTVNKESDSKQAQVNDARITSIGAFLRKTNIDELPQFFNVLMGHMSVVGPRPHMLKHTEQYSALIEHYKVRHFVKPGITGWAQVNGYRGLTDELWKMEKRVEFDMDYLDKWNFFWDIKIIFMTLLGKNAYKNAG